Proteins from a single region of Psilocybe cubensis strain MGC-MH-2018 chromosome 3, whole genome shotgun sequence:
- a CDS encoding Nutrient and stress factor 1: protein MDHDQPSPPDHFPPDQLISSAATSASDAAMAAMVANGSATNMPGGPLGGVNKRYRPAPAKTFQCRGYGECRMVFSRSEHLARHIRKQFSRLDNLRQHAQTVHADKQEQNERMMRDLTSLHATMAAQNKAGGAAARSARRPPISSSSSSLQSPVGNGNGNGHGLSPMHEQDDAMMIKQEEMGPLPMHHHHHQQHQRPGTSLGNEGGDSAMMYWQDEQRRHNHSFRGPSQSFLAPSSSTSPISPSSPHPAAGTAAQSHSFRAFTSSSSIPAAGPATASGATESAAGPPADPHARSLPPLAAVVSASLPSPPLPPHTTYSTSSPSSSTAPTSSSSAAHGASHHPAYPAHLRGEQHVLSFPGHAAASAGSQYQQQSQYPSYPHLDLLRRPGTATRPGTAPAAVASAFSFFAARPLSSHGLASAAAANANASSNASSNAHANAHGHGHGHGHANGAGHGGLGSSGGGRPELSLLHSGFGRPGTGSGSGGFGLGGYERAREAGGGGAGGGAGGGGGEQPTSPGAGPDASPFFFHPPPPDPSPAPASSSATASAAAVHGVSPSPSAHAAAGSGTGTGNPRKRAFGGPDGPFEYERDREHGHASPSSATGTGLTTFSLASHQYHQPGSGPGAGSGAGSGQGQGYDYGAESRPASRRLSVMELCNDDGDGSGNDLVRPTSSRGLEFVGGSGAGAGGGFAAGSGAFLLSASAAAAAGGGFGRPTSSRGLGFASSGGGGFGGGGGGGSGGSRPTTASGLGLVSSTSGLHIFDEPASSCSSGSGSSSGSGSGAGAGSGRDRERDSGYFSSYSSGRPGSGFGGGSGGGGGGGGRGFGFGVGGGHGHGHGAGSVSPPPFAGVHQHLLLAQQQQQQQQQSAQSSGAGSGSGRGESESDAPAAGSAAGSANAVFGRAEAAAGGAVFGVSSASGSSPGAGAGAGADGGSPQPAAAAAAEGRGVLPASSSSGYDASPRLSGPGAGAYGSAFASPTISSASASGFAAAHGAYANARSPASASASVSSSSPTPSASPTPTPRVVARQLLREREREREFGRERERERERDREEYAHRWREQRQPEYEREWDGEREREGSESAASSPVAARFRAASGERDEEHQQQQQQQQQQQQQGIGPMGYEYEYEYEFDAPRFDEHPHPHHQQQYSASPHHQQFSASPHQQQFSSSVSVSPHAHQQGFSNSVSVSPHAHQQGFSNSVSPHAHQQAFVDAHGHAHGSGSPQFVEPPFVPFDEMDMNVGAMGQHSHPHHLRQQQQQIQQQQQQASSFDMVGMDVGVGPGVGVGVGMGAGMDMGLGMGMDMGMVNVKFEAGLTPPSFIRISTKPTFAP from the exons ATGGACCACGACCAGCCGTCTCCCCCTGATCATTTTCCCCCTGATCAACTTATCTCTTCTGCTGCTACTAGTGCCTCTGACGCTGCGATGGCTGCTATGGTCGCGAATGGGAGCGCGACGAATATGCCCGGGGGGCCCCTGGGCGGCGTCAACAAGCGGTACAGACCCGCTCCAGCAAAGACCTTTCAGTGCCGTGGCTACGGCGAGTGTCGCATGGTTTTCTCCAGGAGCGAGCATCTCGCAAGGCACATCCG CAAGCAGTTCTCGCGGCTGGACAACCTCCGGCAGCACGCGCAGACGGTGCATGCGGACAAGCAGGAGCAGAACGAGCGTATGATGCGCGACCTCACCTCGCTGCACGCTACCATGGCCGCGCAGAACAAGGCCGGCGGCGCCGCTGCCCGCTCTGCCCGCCGGCCCCctatctcctcctcctcctcctcgctgcAGTCGCCGGTGGGGAACGGCAACGGGAATGGCCACGGGCTGTCGCCGATGCACGAGCAGGACGACGCGATGATGATCAAGCAGGAGGAGATGGGCCCGCTGCCGAtgcatcatcaccatcaccaacaaCACCAACGCCCCGGAACGAGCCTGGGCAACGAGGGCGGGGACAGCGCGATGATGTACTGGCAGGACGAACAGCGGCGGCACAACCATTCCTTTCGTGGCCCCAGCCAGTCCTTTCTTGCCCCCTCATCGTCCACCTCACCCATCTCACCTTCCTCCCCCCACCCAGCAGCTGGCACCGCAGCCCAGTCCCATTCCTTTCGAGCCTTCACCAGCAGCTCAAGTATCCCCGCCGCCGGGCCCGCCACAGCGTCGGGCGCCACCGAATCTGCAGCTGGTCCTCCCGCCGACCCGCATGCACGATCTCTCCCGCCGCTCGCTGCAGTCGTCTCCGCTTCCCTCCCCTCACCACCACTCCCTCCTCACACCACATACTCAACATCCTcaccatcctcatcaacAGCTCccacatcctcatcatcagcaGCACATGGGGCCTCCCACCATCCTGCTTACCCCGCCCATCTCAGAGGAGAACAGCACGTACTTTCCTTTCCCGGCCATGCCGCCGCCTCAGCAGGCTCGCAGTACCAGCAGCAATCCCAGTACCCCAGTTACCCTCACCTCGacctcctccgccgcccaGGGACAGCCACCCGCCCCGGCACAGCGCccgccgccgtcgcgtctGCATTCTCGTTCTTCGCCGCGCGGCCTCTATCCTCCCATGGGCTCGCAtccgcagcagcagccaatgcaaatgcaagttCCAATGCAAGTTCCAATGCACATGCAAATGCCCAtggacatgggcatggacatggacatgccAATGGAGCTGGGCATGGCGGATTgggcagcagcggcggcggaCGTCCAGAGTTATCCCTCTTACACTCCGGATTTGGCCGGCCCGGTACCGGGTCCGGCTCCGGGGGATTTGGGTTGGGAGGATATGAGCGGGCGAGGGaggcaggaggaggaggagcgggaggaggcgcgggaggaggaggaggagagcaGCCGACGAGTCCCGGTGCAGGGCCCGACGCCTccccttttttcttccacccTCCACCCCCAGACCCAAGTCCCGCTCCGGCCTCTTCATCCGCAacagcatcagcagcagcagtacaTGGAGTATCTCCATCTCCAAGCGCACATGCAGCAGCAGGgtcagggacagggacagggaacCCGCGGAAACGCGCGTTCGGCGGGCCAGATGGCCCGTTCGAGTATGAGCGCGACCGCGAACATGGGCATGCTTCGCCATCATCAGCAACAGGGACAGGGCTCACCACTTTCAGCCTCGCCTCCCACCAGTACCACCAGCCAGGATCGGGACCAGGAGCGGGATCGGGAGCGGGAtcgggacagggacagggataCGACTACGGCGCCGAGTCCCGTCCCGCCTCGCGCCGCCTCTCCGTCATGGAGCTCTGCAacgacgacggcgacggGAGCGGCAACGATCTCGTTCGACCTACGTCGTCCCGCGGACTTGAGTTTGTTGGAGGGtcgggagcgggagcgggagggGGGTTCGCCGCGGGCTCTGGAGCGTTTTTATTATCCGCCTCAGCAGCAGCTGCTGCGGGAGGAGGGTTTGGGAGACCGACGAGCTCGCGCGGGCTCGGGTTCGCCAGTAGTGGAGGGGGTGGATtcggcggaggcggaggcggagggaGCGGAGGGAGCAGACCGACTACTGCGAGTGGCCTCGGGCTCGTCTCGTCCACTTCGGGACTGCACATCTTCGACGAGCCCGCGTCTTCTTGCTCTTCAGGCTCCGGGTCCAGCTCCGGGTCTGGCTCAGGCGCGGGGGCGGGGTCAGGGAGAGATAGAGAGAGGGATTCAGGGTACTTCTCCTCCTATAGCTCTGGACGGCCTGGGAGCGGGTTTGGCGGTGGATCCggaggcgggggcgggggcggggggcgagggtttgggtttggggttggaggaggacatgggcatgggcatggcgCGGGAAGTGTCAGCCCGCCGCCTTTCGCTGGCGTGCATCAACACCTCCTCCTCgcgcagcagcaacagcaacagcagcagcagtccgCCCAATCGTCCGGAGCAGGGTCAGGGTCGGGAAGGGGGGAGTCCGAGTCAGATGCACCAGCAGCAGGCTCAGCAGCAGGCTCAGCAAATGCAGTATTCGGACGCGCTGAGGCGGCAGCAGGAGGCGCAGTATTTGGTgtatcatcagcatcaggCTCAAGCCCAGgcgcaggtgcaggtgcaggcgCAGATGGTGGATCTCCAcaaccagcagcagcagcagcagcagagggAAGAGGAGTTTTACCAGCCTCATCATCCTCCGGCTATGACGCCTCTCCTCGCCTCTCAGGGCCAGGGGCAGGGGCGTATGGGTCCGCCTTCGCATCCCCTACCATCTCATCCGCATCAGCATCAGGTTTCGCAGCAGCACACGGGGCATATGCAAACGCACGCTCGCcagcatccgcatccgcatccgtATCTAGCTCATCGCCCACGCCCTCTGCATCGCCTACCCCCACGCCGCGCGTCGTTGCCCGGCAGCTCCtccgcgagcgcgagcgcgagcgggaGTTTGGACGTGAGCGTGAACGAGAGCGCGAGCGGGATAGGGAGGAGTATGCGCATAGGTGGAGAGAGCAGCGTCAGCCCGAGTACGAGCGTGAGTGGGatggggagagggagagggaagggAGCGAGTCCGCGGCGTCTTCCCCCGTCGCCGCTAGGTTTCGAGCAGCATCAGGAGAGCGAGATGAGGAG caccaacagcagcagcagcagcagcagcagcagcaacaacagggTATAGGACCGATGGGGTATGAGTATGAGTACGAGTACGAGTTTGATGCGCCGAGGTTTGATgagcatccacatccacaccaccagcagcagtATAGTGCTAGCCCGCACCACCAGCAGTTCAGTGCTAGCCCGCATCAGCAGCAGTTCAGCAGCAGCGTCAGCGTCAGTCCACATGCGCATCAGCAGGGGTTCAGTAATAGCGTCAGCGTCAGTCCACATGCACATCAACAGGGTTTCAGCAATAGCGTCAGCCCACATGCGCATCAGCAGGCGTTTGTAGATGCGCATGGACATGCGCATGGGAGCGGGAGCCCGCAGTTTGTGGAACCGCCTTTTGTGCCGTTTGATGAGATGGATATGAATGTTGGTGCGATGGGACAGCATTCGCATCCgcatcatcttcgtcaacagcagcagcagattcagcagcagcagcagcaggcgtcGTCGTTTGATATGGTTGGCATGGACGTTGGTGTTGGGCCTGGTGTTGGTGTAGGAGTTGGTATGGGCGCGGGTATGGACATGGGcttgggtatgggtatggatATGGGCATGGTGAATGTCAAATTTGAAGCTGGGCTTACGCCGCCTTCGTT TATTCGTATTAGTACAAAACCCACCTTTGCGCCttga